From the genome of Phlebotomus papatasi isolate M1 chromosome 2, Ppap_2.1, whole genome shotgun sequence:
TACAAATATGTCAAAAATGAATAAGTGCTCACGATgcatttttgaagattttgaagatttttcaatttttcatatatttcagAATTatattgtagtaggactgttgaatCTAGAGGAGTTGGAGAGGGCGAAAGTCCGTTATAACGAAGACTAGCCCACGGTATCTTTCACTGTTTAGCTGAGGTGGTAACTCTGAGGGGTGTTTTAACGCGGCTAACCTCAAATTACGATATCGCTgtagttccgctagatggggttgtgagcATTCGACGAGatattccgaaggcacaatcgaatcggatTCTCAGTCGATCGTCACCAGCAAAGCGAGGAGGACGACAGATTCGTGGCTGTCTTGGTATGGGTAATGGGGCTCAATTCCGGAAAGCTAGCGATaaagggtgctccagcatgttcaGGTGTGGGGCCTGTAGCATTTGTGCTACAGTATAGAGAATTTTGTACACTTCAAAAGGAGCAGATCAGTCTATAAAACACATTAAATTTTACGGCCTTCAAATTAAATTCTAGTTATCTCTCTGTTTAATTTTAGCATCAGGTTTCgttaaaaatctaaaaaattataaaatagtaAAGATTCTTAGGGAATATTTCAATGGAAGCTAATATTTTCTAATAATCTTTTGAGGTAGTAAACTAGGACTAGAATTATTTGTCTAAAATACCATCCaatttttttagctgagattctttacattttacaatttcactttttgtggctccaggtgaaatccgaccgtTTTACATGTTTTGACGTTTTAAGTATGCGCCAGAAATTAATTTTCGACCGTCCGGTCCGTCCCGTCTGGAGTACAAACGCTTTTGTAGGGGacttctgtaacgatatgacaatgccaTTTTGGGATAAAAGCATCAGGACATAACCAGGCTAAACAGAAAGCATCaattttacaatcaaatttcggttgaaaagttcttttttccactgaaaagcaacactgtAAGAGACAAAAAGCTTAtttggcctctaacaacagAAGAATTTTGACCCTTGGGgaacattaactctttcgcgtctttagggtcatatatgacccgggaaaaaaagtttctttttggctatttacattaattgaaatctaactggagtcttgagaaaatgagccaagaatcttacatccttctattatgatgtcgtgcatgaacagatagatttcaattaatgtaaatacccaaaaaaaaacttttttccccgagtcatgacattaccctaaagacgcgaaagagtcaAGAGGCATGTATGGCggatatattgacaaatttgacaattatatGACAGaacctagtcatttttcttagttcctAAGATCCATATCCACCAACACTTTAATTTTCCCTTTATTTTagtttattaaacatttttcctacGATATTTCGGCAAAAATTAATGCATAACTTTAGGAAAtggaacttaatttattaattatagttaaaaatgaaattattgaaagatattaacctaaatttggtcaaaaataaatacactagcgctcaatttattgaatggaactatacttatttccagcctaaaaatcaaaattctattatatttctgaaaatacttagaataaaaaatcataatttcgattttttatgttggcatgaaagAACGTTATGGTCTacgtttgaatttttttctacatttcttttttttgttaagtttcttaaaggattaaggggtggaattatacttatttccaccactgtaggttgtttattccaaaattacacttcccttcctatttattgaagtatttgtCAGCACGATGCAaacattttaatacaaattatacgcaagtgaaaaatttaatttattggctaatctgccccggtctcccttatgtagtttttatttattttttcttaaaactattgataaattcattaaatgcTATAAAAGAGATCGtgcaatattttgataaaaatgacaagtaaaaataaaaattaaataaaaatgaataattttaatattttataatgaccaacgcacaataacttttgtttataaacatgttttcaaaatttcctatgagagagagcgagatgactagatctacatttcattcactctcattgaaatttcaaaaacatatttacaaaacaaaagttattgtgccctGGCCATAATACTATAATCTACCCCCCGgcgagttgttttttttttatatggagttctTTGACTATAATGATGACTAAAATGGggttttacttaccattttgagatatttatcttcaaaattttctaatttaccgattaaaaatgtttttcatattcataaaattattaatcttaattattattattaatcttattattcttaaaaattaattaagaatgtttttcatattcataaaattattaatcagtTGCTGCAAAGTTACGATCAAGATATCAAGATTTTTTCAGTGTAGAAAAAAAACCGACGAACCGgttttgattttgaatttttgtaaatGTATAGTAAAACATCACTGTGGTGTTTTGTTTAGAAAGCGTTTTTTGTTTGGTATCTTCTCTCCTcattttattccaaaaaaaaatcaccacttGACAATAATATCATCTTATTCCAAAAAATTGATAACTAAAACATTCTTAAAAGGATGGAAAATGACGTGAGACAGTTTATAGAGTGGCTAATTAGTGTAGGATGCCCAACTAATCTAATTCCTAGcgaaaataagataaaaaagtAAGTGTTTATAATGTTGTTGTTTGACCATTGGAACATAAGTCAATTTTATTCCTTAAAGAACGAATCGAGCTCAAATGCTTCCGCTTAAGGATATTAAGGAACGTTTTAAGGCTGCAACAGAGGTCCAGATCATTCGACAAAAGAATTTACGGGTAGATCTCTGCAAAATAAAGAAGTGGAATTTCTTGGTGAGTTTGGTTATGTTTCATGGACGTTTACGTTTCGAGATGAAACACAGATGAAATTTCTGACTATGAAACATATGTTTCATAGAGATttctgtttttgaaatttcaataaaataattactgGTAGATTGCAGACAAAAGAGAAATATCTTGGGAATATTGGCAGTATGATAAATTAAATTCTACAAGAAGGGATATAAAAAGGATGGAAAATACTATTGAAGAATTGAAAAGCGATTATGAATGCACAATGCAGCAACTAGCTGTAAAGGGTAcaaataataattcaatttttaatttgctTGTTCTTTATAATCCTGTTATTATCCTTATATCCTTTACAGATGCTTTAAAACAAAAGCAAAAAGGGAAAGTAAAGGAGAATATTACAAAAATGCATTTACATGAAGTGAATTACTTGACATTGAGCGATCAAATAAAAGATGTTATGAAGTCTTTAGATGATTGTGATTATGCTATGAGTCCATTACCAAGTAGCAAGGATGTTTATAATGGCACAGTGCCTGTAAAACAATTAAGTACTCGCTTAGAAAAGTACTACACCGAATCAATGGCAAATGAGGAAAAATCGGAAAATGAAGAGGATTTTAAAACGGTTTTATGGACTgatatttctgaaattttaaaaggCTATCCCAATTCCGTGATTTGCATTGAGatacttcaaaaattaaaatctttgaTGGGATCAACAAAAagtattttagaagaaaatagaaaaattttaagtaagaAGAAAAATCCTCTTCGTGAATACAATATTGGCTTGAACGACTTTCTGGTCAATCGGTTAAGACTTCTAATtcacattaaatattacaatgcAAAGTTGGAAGCTGCTACTAAAAATTACATCAGCGACTACAACACCTTTCAAGTCACACTGTCTAATAAAATATATCACTTCAGTCCGCAGTATATCTTAAGtgagtattttcttttattttaatacaataaattgagtcacacagaaaaaattacctaaggtaaagtaccctcgagtcgaccgggtggtcaaatatttgaatgttttaatggtgaatttctataaaattgtcactgattcgtatttatttatggaataattgacctattaatgttagatcatacgccaaatattagtgcaaatataaataaattgaataaataagtctaccggtcgaattgaggaaccggtcgactcgagggcactttaccttatataaaAATGGCATAGAAAATACAATGCAATattactaaaaacaaaaaataaggtgtgtaacaaaatttaataaggAATCGCACATTAAGTACGTCGttacgggtgactttgcatttgcactctgctgttcgtaataattctagcacttattctAGCACTCtagtcaaggggtaactcatattgagaaaccctcgttaattgtccgagaaacgcttcgcgaaacccgagaaacccactgtctgcatcgcgaaacccgagaaacccaaaaattgcatcgcgaaacccgaaaaacccaaaaattgcatcgcgaaacccgagaaacccattctctgcatcgcgaaacccgagaaacccaaaaattgcattgcgaaactcgagaaaccagaaacccttgtcagaaaaaatggaaatgagttaccccttgactcTAGTCTATGTAAAAGTATGTAGGGAAATGTCATATACCAAAAAACGTACAAGGATCCTTAAAAAGATCCTTTTATGTGTAATGAAAAATGGCTTTGTTAAAAAGTTATCGGAAGGTCTAATTCCAAAAGCGGTTTccgagcagtaaattttctaaatttattcttttttttcatcaatGATTTATCtataaattatattgataacattacaaaatttatcgggttagaaatttcaagacctttccaaaaaatccaaatttaatcaaatctgttgaaaaataagcTCTCCAAAGTGGTTTGAACTTTGACCATCAAAATCcaagatggtgatttttttaggtcataggaaTGTTgggacgaaatattcgcttGGATCACCTCTAAAACGTCtaaaacataaccaaaaattaaaaaaaaaatcgtaggagccgctttcgagaaaaaccaataaaacatggttttggagtggATGTAGAGGGGTTgggggaaaataaaaatcataataatgttcCTTGGGCCGTCTTATGGGGGGATTGCCTGAAGATCcgaagttcgtatctcttactGTTTCGCCTCTAGATGGGTAACAATTTTAcggatagaaaaaaaagaatatttaaaaaagattgctcatttacgggtactatcGGGATTACCGATTGCGTCCGATGCAAACGGGTTGGAaagttcaagacctttccaaaaaatccaaatttaaccaaatcggttgaaaaataagccctccaaagtggtttgaACTTTGACCATCAAAatccaagatggcgaatttttgAAGTCATAGGTAtgtgtttggacgaaatattcgcttGGACCACCTACAAAacaaatccaaaaataaaagaaatcgtaggagccgctttcgaaaaaaaaacaaaaaccaatTGGAGGCGGTGAGgggaagtttaaaaaaaacgtCTAGCTCTACAGATATTGTTTTATTATTGGGGCTCTCCGAAAACCGGAACTTGATATCTCTCATCGTTTAAGCTCTAGAACggtgacaaattaaaaaaaagtcgattatttaactgctctctctttcagttcgagcagtaaaataatctAATTATAAGGGGTCTTAAGATAAAATccccgagatctacaagatggtgtggtcgccattttgatttgacatttctgtccaccattttgaataactgtcaaaacctaaaattaGGCCGATTatgctgaaattttaatatgttctaGTTGCTGTccagaccttttcagaacatatgtATAATCCGACCTAAGTTGCAGGATTGTCTGGATATAAGGGCTCCAAATTCAATATtctgacattttcatgaataaaaCTAAGGGGCAGTTCCTTTATTAAAACCATTacaaaaagacagcgctatcaaacaaattataagaaaaataatgtttttgctTATAATAGCATATTATTTGAGGATCTAGAAAACTGTTGTTGcagagataaaaaataaaataataaatatatgaatttttcgtttatatttttttaataatataaaagtaaataaatatgtgAAATCAAAGCCTCAATCATTTTAGTACTTAGACATTTCGTTTAGGTCTCaaagattcaaaatttaaaaaataaacaccggcaaaatatgaatatttcaaaattttaaacttttaacctctgtatctaggtaaatacttgaagTAGATTGGAATAtagatatgttctgaaaaggtcttgacaccagatagaacatactaaaatttcaacccaatcagACGAGTTTTGGGTTTGGACATTTATTCATAAAGTTAATCAAAATGGCGGAGAGAAACGTAAAATCAAGATGGCTACCATgctatcttgtagatctcgtgcatcttactcTCAGATGTGAAGaccttcattgtcgtttattattaaaaattgttgattttttttatatttatcaaaAAGTGCAAAGGattcaaagtcacccgcatcttaTCCCAaatgcaagccttttttcttaattttttagcatagtaaaattttataaaataaatcctagtggcacaaaatccattcaccaacaactgaatacaaataattttacttactTATCTCCCTCCTTTCATTTTGTCTATCCACTTTTatagggtaaagttgaaaaatagcgaaaaaaaatacaaagtcacccgcaaagACGGTACACAAAAccaattctgtttttttttttttaataaaaacgtaTAATTTTAGATTATCTAAAGACATTGGTGTTGAATGCGGTATATCAGGGAAAAATCGCGCTATTGGAAAGTGAATACAATAAGTATCAGAATTGCTCTCTGGAAGATTGGATAACACTTCAGCATGAAAAAGTGGTCAAAGATGTGCGAGATTCTCGCGAAAAGTTTCTATCGGAAGTCAAAAATGTTGAAACGAGCATTGCCATCTCGAAGCAAACTCCTTTGAAGCTGAAGAACGTTGTCCGACTTCTACGATCGCAGATTGTTGGATTGAAGAAGCAAATTGCACACGATGATAAGAAGAAAGATAGCATAAGGACCTTGAGAGCGAATAGATGTATTGTGGATGCAACATTTCAGAAGTGAGTACTTTATTCCTCATCATCTTCtccaagaatatttttaattttcatatcgTTAAATAAGTGCCAGTAGTCCTTAATGTAGTCCTTTCCAACGTCTGTCTTACATCCTTGATCATTAACTATGCACGCAGGTTTAATGCCATTTCTCACGCTGTCATCATCAATTCTCAAGTATACGTTATTCTTCTTGGCCCAATAATAAATCAATTCTACGCATTTACATTGTAGAGGGTTTTTCTGGATATTTAGGGTGTTTAAGTTGTTCAGGgtctgaaaagaaaattttaactattttatttttgcttttattttttccttttaacaCTAATTTTCTAACGTACAgtcataatttttgtaaatatgtatTTGCTGCAAATAGAAATCTTGTGGCACTTAATTTCTTTACGTTTAACCTGTGTATTATGCATAACCTACctcctattaggtgagattcttaacacaCTCACGTATGCAGgaagttccggcttaagtgaaaacggattgaaagaatttgatatgaattgcctactattgggagatcatttataaaataatttttgaaagcccctaaatgtatgcaaatattttttcacactctaaatttgaaatacatttcttatgaaccgttggcgctgaaaataagctgaaaaattggcgtcgaaaatattttgcatacatcagtatgtttccgtaacttattccaaagacctctcctgtgagtatgcaatttttttgtgtCACTGGACGgaattcgcgggcttttttcTTTCCAGAGTTTAAGTGGGTCGCGCattctaagaaaaaaacagcatattttcttgacatcttttttcaatataattaacaaaaaattaattcgaggttttaagcatataaaattagggtaaatgtcctaattcaaaaccatttccagacgctttaactttgacagaaggttcaacacattaagttcatattttttctgaagagaattacatgaatttgctccttgactcttctagaatgttactgtttagtgaaaattctttagatataatttgataacttcttaaatataagaaaaatacgcttctattggaaacaaattactccaaatggagacaaggaaattttctaattggagacaaacagtgtaagtgaaaccacgacgaaaggcttcaaaaaccttgttgagttgctcctgagtacaggatttgttcttattcctggtctcttctcctttcccatctaaaacaataagaaactttctccaaaaaatcatgattccggggtttcctattgaagcatttgcagaaacttcagaaaaaaccttttttgttcacgaaataggtaactatttcatttgaaaacttcgcgtaccgttaacaataaagattagcacttaatttaactaaaattagccagaaatatgacataaaagttaaacaaaacgaataaacaacagttacCTTATTGTGttcttcattggaaaacatggtcgatcgatgaaaaattcgatggtgaaaaggtacatttttaatttttctgagaaattaacaaattaaaatttgtgaatatgaatggattttcgctttatttggagcaaaattaactaaataatgaaactgtggtatagaaaatatataaatataataatttagtactgtatttatcgtgaaaacaatgatgtttccatttggagtagcgaaaaatttccatttgaagcaggttttgaattagcttaatttaccctataacattttaactatattttctgaaattttcatttcaaaatttcaacaattcatccgttgggacctgatttttggagacagtttctaaaaaaaattgcagtttccggtggacaagatttttcAGAGTCTCGGACGTCAAAAACCTAATATTtcttgttagctgatgagttaaactcatacttgaaatgtagattttttttatcttgatcacaacttattttacaagacaaaacatggtgtaaaatacgcctaaaattgtatattttttttgtataaaattctaccaaaaatccaaattgcatttaaaaaaaattctaccgtTCGAGTATAAGTTCAACTCTTCAGCTAATaagagatattatttttttttgatttctgatgaatacactcttgtgagaaatcttgtccacggaaaagcatgtttttttcaaaataaatcccCGAAAATCAAATCgcaacggctgaattttaaagatttttaaatgaaaattttggaaaatatagtttaaatgttgtacttttatttaAGAACTcaagttaaaataaaaagaattttatgtcgaaaaaagaagagaaaatatGATGTTTTCTAATCATTTTCGCCCATACAACCCCTTGATAACTCCCAAAATAAGACAGATTTTGACAAAGGTAAATATTACACCCCAAGACGcaatttttgatttctcaatgATTCAGCTCCTATGGCTCCTAGCCATaggaatattaattaaataaaatttaggacCCCGACCCCCCGTACCCGAGCTAGGGAAAGTCAAAATATCTGTTTTAAAATGGCTCTAGCTTTGGTTTTAATTATGAGAGCGTTCTCGTGAAGTGCCTTACCTCATTCTAACATCGGATGttcgtaaaaccaccgctaaAACCGCTTTattattataatgaaaattttctaagttaactAGCTCCGTCTCATAGCATAGATctagctgaaattttagtatgtattATCTGCACTTTATATCTATCAAACAAGAAAAACTTAAGTGCATTGGACACCCCTAACCTGAGCTATAAGGAGCCaagttgaataaaattgaatggctttcggttctaattaatattttgacctaaattcTTGTACTTTTAGTTCAAAAAATTCACATCacacaaataaatcaaattttagaatggtCTAGTTTAGACCATAAAGTTTCCAAAAATTGGTGGTATTATTGGTTGTTACTATAGAACCGGAGGGGGGGgtccaggtcaaaatcccgaaagcctaaatttCGAactccaaaattccaaaaatcaaaatctcgaatccCTCAAAACTCCGAAATCGattatcccgaaagccaaaatctcaaaaagccaGAATTCCTAAAACGaatatcccgaacgccaaaatctcgaaggccaaaatcccgaaaatccaaaattccaaaagtcaaaatctcgagagctaaaatctcaaaaaacaaaaatcccaaaaaaccaaagtcccgaacgctaaaatctcgaaaagccaaaatgtcgtaaaattaaaatcgcgaaTTAATAATGCCATAACTACGCATACGATTTCACCCGCGCTTATTGGagacaaaaagaaattttttgtatttcgggaaattattctacacttGATCCTTCGTATAATTACGTccgttttaggattttgacattcgggatcttggttttcggattttgggattttggcattcggaattttggcgttgaGGATTTCAACCCGATCAGGATTTTGTCTCATCGGGATTCTGGATTTTCGAGAATTTGCCGttctggattttagctttcgagatcTTGGTTTTCGATTTTAGTCAGCTACGAACCGGAGTTTGGGGCTGGGCGTGGAGTGggctcaataataataataataataatgctcgCACAACATTCTATGATGAAACTAGGCCTTccttgtcagtcccatgtccgtggattcaagtgcagtgaagctcactggatacatTTCgatcgaacacctttaacgccagaaaaactCCTGGTGACCCAAAGGGGATTTCgaatccgggacacttgcatcatagagcgagtgctctaccacttgacccattgagtacccTCAAGGTTCCCGAAATTCAAAacgttatttttcttaaatttcttaaattttacgtttaaatttcgtaaagtcgaaattcgctttaaattcgattgagctaaattaaatttggtgtgatgtttaaaagaagaagaagagtacgagcatatgagatagacatatgcaaagcgtgtgagaaagaaagggagtcgaattttgacttcatgaaattttcctgatctaaaaggtgtgccggaaccattaattttacaatatttttggattttttaagaTCTTGTAAGCGATATTTATAGATATAGGTAACATTACTCCAAGTGCAGTGAAATTTACTGAATTCAATTCGAACACCTTCAACCCTTTGAGGACAAGCGGGTCATCCACCAGtaagaaaataactttttactcATTCTtctaaaggcaaaaaaaaaaaacaaatcagcAGCAAAAGATTATATTTGGTTAATAggattaaatataattttttactactcTTTTGTTTCGTGTCCTTAGAAATatgactcaaaattattttcgtaCTGGATGGATTATCCTTCTGGTCTCTGTAGAATGATATTAGAAAAGGAAAAGGATTCGAACTCGGAACCCTTCAATTATAGAACGAGTACTCTATATCACTTGACACAGTGCCCTgaaacataaattaaaaaaaaaaattgctatcAACTTACATTGTTAGTAATAAGAATTTCTCCAGTTGATTCTTCCCATCCAGGAATTGGAAAGAAGGCCATATTGTTGCCACTAATGCTGAGAACTTGCAAAGCATGAGTTTTATCAAAAAGATTCGGTTGCAATTGAAATATTATGTTGTTTGATAGTAAAAGTGATTCGAGCTTTATCAGTTTATCAAAAGCACCTTCTGCAATTACAGCAATATCATTATTGTCCAATTGCAAGGATTTCAGTTCGGAAAGTCGTGAGAAATCTTTCTttccaattttctttattttattgtaGGATAATGCAATATTGTCCAATATAAGATCATCTTCATAAGCCTTGAAAATGTTTGCAGTAGTTAGGTAATTTGATGTTAATGCTAAGTTTGTAAGTTTTTTGAATGTGTCAGCAAAGAATAGGGGTTCAATAATGTGAATATAGCATGAGTCACAGGTGAATGTTTTGAGATTCTCAAAAGGTGGTTGACTTTCCATTTGGAAGACCTTGTTTGAGTCAAACAGAAGACCATAATCCTGCCCAAATGTCGTTAGATTAACATTATCCATTGTTTTAATGCGATTATACCTCAAATCCACATAATTGGCCTTTTTCAAACTGGGAAAGGATACAGAATGTAGAAGATTATGTGCAAGGTATAAACTTTGCAAATTCGGCATATTTTCAATCATATCCGGTGTTATGGTGGACAAAAGATTGTCGTTCAGGTAGATTAAATACAAATTAGGTAGGACAAGATCTGAACCTTGGAATGTTTTAATCCTATTTTCGGATAAATCCAATTTTCCCATTGAATgactttcaattttgaatttcgatatgTGATTCGATCCTAAGTACATATTGGACACTTTAGGTAAATTTTCAGATTTCAATCGAACATATTTCACACGATTGCTGTAAGCCTCAAATTGTGTTAGTTCGGGCAAATTAATGTCTGAAAAATCGATCTTAATAATGTGGTtgttattgagaaaaattgcaCGTAGCTCATTTCCATTTGCTGTCCGGAATGTATCCATTTCAATTGCCGTGAGCTCATTTCGTTCAATATAAATTGCCCTTAGGGCGTTCATGCCTGTAAAACAATCACTGCTGATATGAAGTACTCGAGCATTATTCAATGTGAGAGTTGTTACAGATGAGAATTTCTCAAACATTGGCTCATCGCATATGAATACGTCCATATTATTTTTGCTGGCACCTTCCGAATTTTCGCCTGTCACTGTGACGGATTCTTGTTTCTCAGGTTCTGGATAGTTGAAGAGATCCTCAAAGGAATTACATGTGATACTAAGTTCATATTCCTCTTTACACGAATTACAATGCACTTTGATAATGAATCCATAATGAATTATAAATGCGAAAAAAACCACTTTTGAGCACaacatttcaaattaaaagactaCAAAGATCACGAGATATCTACAAGTGTATACCACGGGCCACGACAAGTTCAAAAGAGATTTTTAATAATACATTTATACAAATACTTCCTCAGAAGAGGCACATGAATTGTGATTTAGTGTGGGGAGTTCATTGATG
Proteins encoded in this window:
- the LOC129801497 gene encoding uncharacterized protein LOC129801497; translated protein: MENDVRQFIEWLISVGCPTNLIPSENKIKKTNRAQMLPLKDIKERFKAATEVQIIRQKNLRVDLCKIKKWNFLIADKREISWEYWQYDKLNSTRRDIKRMENTIEELKSDYECTMQQLAVKDALKQKQKGKVKENITKMHLHEVNYLTLSDQIKDVMKSLDDCDYAMSPLPSSKDVYNGTVPVKQLSTRLEKYYTESMANEEKSENEEDFKTVLWTDISEILKGYPNSVICIEILQKLKSLMGSTKSILEENRKILSKKKNPLREYNIGLNDFLVNRLRLLIHIKYYNAKLEAATKNYISDYNTFQVTLSNKIYHFSPQYILNYLKTLVLNAVYQGKIALLESEYNKYQNCSLEDWITLQHEKVVKDVRDSREKFLSEVKNVETSIAISKQTPLKLKNVVRLLRSQIVGLKKQIAHDDKKKDSIRTLRANRCIVDATFQKCPAGSDELEDGNENLVMIEKIPPPDDLDISLPITEGDCKNFAQNILRSEVSIKNILSQTEILGTQIGDLLNDGQRCCDFLIDNPMRNYVPPEKKVNGHTYKEYETEFMLHYRQIAESE
- the LOC129801519 gene encoding leucine-rich repeat-containing protein 15-like, with translation MLCSKVVFFAFIIHYGFIIKVHCNSCKEEYELSITCNSFEDLFNYPEPEKQESVTVTGENSEGASKNNMDVFICDEPMFEKFSSVTTLTLNNARVLHISSDCFTGMNALRAIYIERNELTAIEMDTFRTANGNELRAIFLNNNHIIKIDFSDINLPELTQFEAYSNRVKYVRLKSENLPKVSNMYLGSNHISKFKIESHSMGKLDLSENRIKTFQGSDLVLPNLYLIYLNDNLLSTITPDMIENMPNLQSLYLAHNLLHSVSFPSLKKANYVDLRYNRIKTMDNVNLTTFGQDYGLLFDSNKVFQMESQPPFENLKTFTCDSCYIHIIEPLFFADTFKKLTNLALTSNYLTTANIFKAYEDDLILDNIALSYNKIKKIGKKDFSRLSELKSLQLDNNDIAVIAEGAFDKLIKLESLLLSNNIIFQLQPNLFDKTHALQVLSISGNNMAFFPIPGWEESTGEILITNNTLNNLNTLNIQKNPLQCKCVELIYYWAKKNNVYLRIDDDSVRNGIKPACIVNDQGCKTDVGKDYIKDYWHLFNDMKIKNILGEDDEE